From the Anaeromyxobacter dehalogenans 2CP-1 genome, the window CGTCGACGCGCGCCTGGCCGCGCAGCTCCCCGTGGACGAGAAGGCGGCCCGCGCGGACTTCGTGATCGACAACGCCGGCGCCCCCGAGGCGCTGGCCGGCAAGGCCGACCGCCTGCTCGCGGACCTCCGCGCGGGCCGGGGGCGCAGGCTTCCCAACGCGCCCCCCGTGCGCTATTGACCGCGGCATGGGCGCGCGCGTCCACTTCGTCACGGGGTACCCGGGCTTCATCGGGAAGCGGCTGGTGCGCCGCCTCCTCGAGGACGCGCTGCGGGCCGACGACCGCGTGGTGCTGCTGGTCCAGCCGCGCAACGCCGCCGCCGCGCGGGCCGACCTGGGCGCGCTCGGCGCGGAGCGGGCCGAGGTCCTGGAGGGCGACGTCGAGCAGATGCACCTCGGCCTCTCCGGCGCCGAGTGGAAGGCGCTCGCCCGCGAGGTGACCGACGTCTGGCACCTGGCGGCGCGCACCTGGCTGGGCGCCTCGCGCCCGGAGTTCCGCCGGGTCAACCTCGAGGGCACGCGCAACGTGCTGGAGCTGGGCCGCGCGGCCCGCCGGCTGCGCCGCCTCAACCACTTCTCCACCGCGTTCGTCTCCGGCGACCGGGTGGGCGTCATCCTCGAGGACGAGCTGGCCATGGGCCAGCGCTTCCACAACGCGTACGAGGAGACGAAGTACCAGGGCGAGCTGCTGGTCCGCGCGGCGCAGTCGGAGCTGCCCGCGACCATCTACCGCCCGAGCATCGTGGTGGGCGACTCCCGCACCGGCGAGATCGACCGGTTCGAGGGGCCCTACGCGCTCGCGATCCTGCTGGTGGCGTCGCCGCTGGCGGTCCCGCTGCCGCTCCCGGGCGACGCGGTGGCGCCGCTCAACGTGGTCCCGGTGGACTTCGTGGTGAACGCGGCGGTGGCCATCGGCGAGGCGCCCGCCGCGGCCGGGCGCACGGTGCACCTGGTGGACCCGGCGCCGCTCTCGGCGCGGCGCGTGTACGAGCTCATCGCCGCGCACGCGGGCAAGCGCCTGCCCTCGGTGTCGGTGCCGGCGCGCGTGCTCCAGGCGCTGCTGCAGCTCCCGCTGCTGGAGCGGCTCTCGCGCGTGCACCGGCCCGCCATCGAGTACGTGAACCACCTCGCGATCTACAACTGCCGCAACCTGCTCGAGCTGCTCGACGGCACCGGCGTCCGCTGCCCGCCCATCTCCAGCTACCTCGACCGGCTCATCGAGTTCGTGCAGGGGACGTTCGAGAAGCGGCGCGAGGCCGAGCTGGCGCAGCTCGCGGGCGAGCCCGACGATCCGCTCGACCCGCCTGCCCCGCCCGCGACCGGCGCCGCCTGAGCTCGCCCCGGGGCGCCGGCGCGGTGACGCCGCGCGTCGTGATTCCGAGGGGGTGCGCGGGCTTGTGCTCCGCCCGGACCTCCCTTACACGGGAGGGATGAAACGCCTCCAGGACTTCACCGTGGGCGACACCTTCGAAGCGTTCCGGGAGGTGGACTCGTACCGGCCGATCTACTACGCGGCCGCCTCCGGCGACTTCAACCCGATCCACATCGACCCGCTGGTGGGCCGCGCCGCCGGCTACTCCGGCGCCATCCTCCAGGGCATGTGCACCTTCTCGTGGCTGTCCGACGCGTGCGTCGCGTACCTGGGCGACCCGGCGCGGCTGCGCCGGATCCGGGCCCGCTTCACGAAGCCGGTGCAGGTGGGCGACGTGATCCGGTTCCAGGGCCGGTGCGTCGCGCTCGAGGGCCCGCGGATCGCGCTCGAGCTGGAGGCGACGAACCAGCGCGGCGAGGAGGTCCTGAAGGGCGCGGTGGCCGAGGGCCACCTCGGGGATGGGTGACCGCGTGCCGATCGACCGCAAGCACCTCGGCCGGCGCTACGGCCCGTACCGCTTCACGGTGGGTCTCGAGCAGATCCGCGACTTCGCCGCGGCGACCGGCGGCGGCGTGCCCGGCCGGGTCTTCGCGGTGCCGCCGGAGCGCGCCCACCCGTGGACCTGGGACGAGGCCGCGGCCGCCGCCTCGCCGCACGGCGGGCTGGTGGCGCCGCCCACCTTCGCGGCCGCGTTCGCCATCCAGCCGTTCGCGAACGCCTGCGCCGACCCGGCGCTGGGCGTGAACGTGCTCCGCCTCGTCCACGCGGAGCAGTCGTTCGAGCTGGAGGCGCCGGTGCGCCCCGGGGACGTGCTCGAGACCGAGGGCGAGATCACCCGGATCCAGGACCGGGGCAGCCTCGACTTCCTCGAGGTCACCACCGAGACC encodes:
- a CDS encoding MaoC family dehydratase, with protein sequence MKRLQDFTVGDTFEAFREVDSYRPIYYAAASGDFNPIHIDPLVGRAAGYSGAILQGMCTFSWLSDACVAYLGDPARLRRIRARFTKPVQVGDVIRFQGRCVALEGPRIALELEATNQRGEEVLKGAVAEGHLGDG
- a CDS encoding SDR family oxidoreductase gives rise to the protein MGARVHFVTGYPGFIGKRLVRRLLEDALRADDRVVLLVQPRNAAAARADLGALGAERAEVLEGDVEQMHLGLSGAEWKALAREVTDVWHLAARTWLGASRPEFRRVNLEGTRNVLELGRAARRLRRLNHFSTAFVSGDRVGVILEDELAMGQRFHNAYEETKYQGELLVRAAQSELPATIYRPSIVVGDSRTGEIDRFEGPYALAILLVASPLAVPLPLPGDAVAPLNVVPVDFVVNAAVAIGEAPAAAGRTVHLVDPAPLSARRVYELIAAHAGKRLPSVSVPARVLQALLQLPLLERLSRVHRPAIEYVNHLAIYNCRNLLELLDGTGVRCPPISSYLDRLIEFVQGTFEKRREAELAQLAGEPDDPLDPPAPPATGAA
- a CDS encoding FAS1-like dehydratase domain-containing protein, with amino-acid sequence MPIDRKHLGRRYGPYRFTVGLEQIRDFAAATGGGVPGRVFAVPPERAHPWTWDEAAAAASPHGGLVAPPTFAAAFAIQPFANACADPALGVNVLRLVHAEQSFELEAPVRPGDVLETEGEITRIQDRGSLDFLEVTTETRNQRGERVVRGVWTAIIRN